In one Limosilactobacillus oris genomic region, the following are encoded:
- a CDS encoding PhoH family protein — protein sequence MAENTQEYEQVFQIDQPEVEVGILGPQDKFVSLFEQGMDVTVNPFGSDLQVRGREEDVKLTIDVFHALVGLLQQGIHLHSTDIVSAMKMAHRGTLEYFADLYSEIIIKDRKGQAIRVKNFGQRQYVNAIKHNDITFGIGPAGTGKTYLAVAMAVAALKRGEVERIIVTRPAVEAGESLGFLPGDLQEKVDPYLRPIYDALNAILGADHTQRLMERGIIEIAPLAYMRGRTLDGAFVILDEAQNTTNAQMKMFLTRLGFGSKMVINGDVSQIDLKHGVRSGLVSAQRILKDIQSIQFVRFGAEDVVRHPVVARIITAYEEQTTRKQAKEEE from the coding sequence TTGGCAGAAAACACACAAGAATACGAACAAGTTTTTCAAATTGACCAACCAGAAGTAGAAGTTGGCATTCTCGGCCCCCAAGACAAGTTTGTCAGTCTCTTTGAACAGGGGATGGACGTTACGGTCAACCCCTTTGGCAGCGACTTACAGGTTCGTGGCCGGGAGGAGGACGTCAAATTAACGATCGACGTCTTTCATGCCCTGGTTGGTCTTCTTCAACAGGGGATTCACCTCCATAGCACTGACATCGTAAGCGCAATGAAGATGGCTCACCGGGGAACGTTGGAGTATTTTGCGGACCTGTATAGTGAAATCATTATTAAGGACCGGAAAGGCCAAGCAATCCGGGTGAAGAATTTTGGCCAGCGCCAATATGTTAATGCCATTAAACACAACGATATCACCTTTGGGATTGGTCCTGCCGGAACTGGGAAAACCTACCTGGCCGTTGCGATGGCGGTGGCCGCCCTTAAACGGGGAGAGGTTGAACGGATTATCGTGACCCGGCCGGCAGTGGAAGCGGGAGAGAGCCTGGGGTTCTTGCCTGGTGACCTGCAAGAAAAGGTGGACCCCTACCTGCGTCCTATTTATGACGCACTGAACGCGATTTTAGGGGCTGACCACACCCAACGCCTGATGGAGCGGGGGATTATTGAAATTGCTCCCCTGGCGTATATGCGGGGACGGACGCTGGACGGGGCCTTTGTGATCTTAGATGAAGCCCAAAACACTACCAACGCCCAAATGAAGATGTTTTTGACCCGGCTCGGTTTTGGCTCCAAGATGGTGATCAATGGGGATGTTTCCCAGATTGACTTGAAGCATGGGGTGCGGAGTGGTCTGGTCAGTGCCCAACGGATTCTCAAGGACATTCAGTCGATTCAGTTTGTCCGTTTCGGGGCGGAAGACGTAGTTCGGCACCCGGTAGTTGCCCGGATTATCACCGCCTATGAGGAGCAGACGACGCGCAAACAAGCGAAGGAGGAAGAGTAG
- a CDS encoding diacylglycerol kinase family protein: MDSKDKHQVGKNYHLYQAMAHATAGIVTMVREERNMRFHVLAAVVALLLGWWFRISSNDWLWLLLVIFLVFAAEFLNTVTEAVTDVMVNHQYNVDVKKAKDVAAGGVLLAACFAVVVGLIIFGPHLVDLVR; encoded by the coding sequence ATGGACTCCAAAGATAAGCACCAGGTTGGCAAGAACTACCATCTATACCAGGCAATGGCCCATGCAACTGCTGGGATCGTTACAATGGTGCGTGAAGAGCGGAATATGCGATTTCATGTGCTAGCGGCGGTAGTGGCCCTGCTATTGGGATGGTGGTTTCGGATCAGCAGCAATGACTGGCTATGGTTGCTCCTGGTGATTTTTCTGGTGTTTGCTGCTGAATTTTTAAACACGGTTACGGAGGCTGTGACGGACGTCATGGTTAACCACCAGTATAATGTAGATGTTAAGAAAGCCAAGGACGTGGCTGCGGGCGGGGTCCTGCTAGCGGCCTGTTTCGCGGTAGTGGTGGGGCTGATTATCTTTGGACCCCACCTGGTAGACTTAGTAAGATAG
- the era gene encoding GTPase Era: MDNPNYKSGFVALIGRPNVGKSTLLNYIVGQKVAIMSNVAQTTRNKIQGIYTSKDAQIIFIDTPGVHKPATKLGDFMERSTLSALDEVDAIVYVVSATEKRGPGDNFIIERLKQVQQPIYLVVNKIDQVHPNDLPEIVDQYKEALPFKGIIPVSALQGNNVNELINELVAGLPNGPQYYPADQISDHPERFVIAEMIREKVFMLTRDEVPHSVAVDVTSIQREDAEHVHISANIVVERPGQKGIIIGKKGQMLKKIGTLARQDIERLLGDRVFLQLWVKVVPKWRDKSAMLKDYGYRNKDY; this comes from the coding sequence ATGGATAATCCAAACTATAAATCAGGTTTTGTTGCCTTGATTGGCCGGCCCAACGTTGGGAAGTCAACCCTGCTAAACTACATCGTGGGCCAAAAGGTGGCCATTATGAGCAACGTTGCTCAGACGACCCGGAATAAGATCCAGGGGATCTATACGAGTAAGGATGCGCAGATCATCTTTATTGATACTCCTGGGGTTCATAAGCCGGCAACGAAGCTGGGGGACTTTATGGAACGCTCCACGTTGTCGGCCCTTGATGAAGTCGACGCCATTGTATACGTGGTGAGCGCGACCGAAAAGCGGGGACCCGGCGATAACTTTATTATCGAGCGCCTCAAACAGGTCCAGCAGCCTATCTATCTGGTTGTCAATAAGATTGACCAGGTACACCCTAACGACCTGCCAGAAATCGTGGATCAGTATAAGGAGGCGTTGCCATTTAAGGGGATTATCCCGGTATCGGCCCTGCAGGGGAATAACGTCAATGAATTAATTAATGAACTGGTAGCCGGTTTACCGAACGGTCCGCAGTACTACCCAGCCGACCAAATTTCCGACCACCCAGAACGCTTTGTGATTGCCGAGATGATTCGGGAAAAGGTCTTCATGTTGACCCGGGATGAAGTTCCGCACTCCGTTGCAGTGGACGTCACCTCGATTCAGCGGGAAGATGCAGAGCACGTTCACATTTCGGCGAACATCGTGGTGGAACGCCCCGGCCAAAAGGGGATTATCATTGGGAAAAAGGGGCAGATGCTCAAGAAAATTGGGACACTGGCCCGCCAAGATATTGAACGACTCCTTGGTGACCGGGTATTCCTGCAATTATGGGTCAAAGTTGTTCCAAAATGGCGGGATAAATCTGCCATGCTCAAAGACTATGGCTACCGGAATAAGGACTACTAA
- the argH gene encoding argininosuccinate lyase codes for MPIKKMWGGRFEEAGDQLVDQFGASISFDQEMAKEDIMGSLAHVKMLKATQILTPQDADQIIAGLQELAVELADHGLPFDVENEDIHMNIEALLTAKIGPVAGKLHTGRSRNDQVATDFHLYVKERLPQVIGALKDLQAALVKQAEQNVETVMPGYTHMQHAQPISYGHYLMAYFQMFQRDVERFQFNQQHTDLSPLGAAALAGTTFPIDREMTAHLLGFSAPYANSLDAVSDRDFALEFLSNASILMVHLSRLCEELIYWCSYEFGYLELADAYSTGSSIMPQKKNPDMAELIRGKSGRVFGSLTGLLTVMKGLPLAYNKDMQEDKEGVFDAVKTILPSLKVMTGMIATLQVNKEKMAQATHHDFSNATELADYLATKGIPFRRAHEIVGELVLKGLKTGTDLADIPLAEFQQIDSRVEEDVYTVLKPTVAVERRNSAGGTGFAQVRQQIKAAQEILQQ; via the coding sequence ATGCCCATTAAAAAGATGTGGGGTGGCCGGTTTGAAGAGGCTGGTGACCAGTTAGTCGATCAGTTTGGGGCTTCGATTTCCTTTGACCAGGAAATGGCTAAGGAGGATATTATGGGTTCGCTGGCCCACGTCAAGATGCTCAAGGCAACCCAAATTTTAACGCCCCAGGACGCCGATCAAATCATTGCCGGCCTGCAAGAGCTGGCGGTTGAACTAGCCGATCACGGCCTCCCCTTTGACGTAGAAAATGAAGATATTCATATGAATATTGAGGCCCTTTTAACTGCCAAAATTGGACCAGTCGCAGGGAAATTGCATACCGGGCGGAGCAGGAATGACCAGGTAGCTACCGACTTTCACCTGTACGTCAAGGAGCGGCTACCCCAGGTGATTGGCGCACTCAAGGATTTACAGGCCGCCCTGGTTAAGCAGGCGGAGCAGAACGTGGAAACCGTGATGCCCGGTTACACCCACATGCAGCACGCCCAGCCAATTTCATATGGTCACTACCTGATGGCTTACTTCCAAATGTTTCAGCGGGACGTTGAACGGTTTCAGTTCAACCAGCAGCATACCGACCTATCACCGCTGGGAGCCGCTGCACTGGCCGGAACGACTTTCCCGATTGACCGAGAAATGACGGCGCACCTCCTGGGCTTTAGTGCGCCGTATGCAAATTCCCTGGATGCCGTCAGCGACCGGGACTTTGCACTGGAATTTCTGAGCAACGCCAGCATTTTGATGGTTCACCTGTCGCGGTTGTGCGAGGAATTGATTTACTGGTGCAGCTATGAGTTCGGCTATCTTGAGCTGGCCGATGCGTACTCGACCGGCAGTTCAATTATGCCGCAGAAAAAGAATCCCGACATGGCAGAATTGATCCGGGGAAAAAGCGGCCGGGTCTTTGGCAGCCTGACCGGTCTGCTGACGGTGATGAAGGGGTTGCCACTAGCCTACAACAAGGACATGCAGGAGGATAAGGAGGGGGTCTTTGATGCTGTCAAGACAATCCTCCCGTCCTTAAAGGTAATGACCGGGATGATTGCGACCCTCCAGGTCAACAAGGAAAAAATGGCCCAGGCGACCCACCACGATTTTTCCAACGCGACCGAATTAGCTGACTACTTGGCAACCAAGGGGATTCCCTTCCGGCGCGCCCATGAGATCGTGGGGGAGCTGGTCTTGAAGGGCTTAAAGACCGGTACCGACCTGGCTGATATTCCGCTGGCGGAGTTCCAACAGATCGATTCGCGGGTCGAAGAAGACGTTTATACCGTCCTCAAACCAACAGTGGCGGTCGAACGGCGGAACTCAGCTGGTGGGACCGGCTTTGCTCAGGTTCGCCAGCAAATTAAAGCAGCTCAAGAAATTTTGCAACAATAG
- the recO gene encoding DNA repair protein RecO, whose protein sequence is MARETTDFRGIIIYRRDYRERDLLIKILTDRIGPAMFYVRDAKKRGFRLASDILPFTHGSYIGSLDDHGLSFINTASETHQYQHIAGDLSRNAYATYILALVDHAFTDGQPLGGWFDQVAAALALIDRGQDEQVVTNVIETQLLTVFGVAPTWDRCVICGRADRPLDFSEQYGGMLCNRHWHLDPHRFHLDRRTVYYLQQFAQLNLQRVNNIKINPVTKLRLQTVLDTIYDDQVGLRLKSKRFIQQMHRLEQKMGNLTAGD, encoded by the coding sequence GTGGCCCGGGAAACAACAGACTTTCGGGGAATTATCATCTACCGGCGTGACTACCGCGAACGTGACCTCCTAATCAAAATTTTGACAGACCGGATTGGCCCCGCAATGTTCTACGTTCGGGACGCCAAGAAACGCGGCTTTCGGCTAGCCAGTGACATCCTGCCGTTTACTCATGGAAGCTATATTGGTTCGCTGGATGATCACGGTCTTAGCTTTATCAATACTGCAAGTGAGACCCACCAGTACCAGCACATTGCCGGGGATTTAAGCAGGAACGCCTATGCTACTTATATCCTGGCCTTGGTTGACCATGCCTTCACGGACGGGCAGCCACTGGGCGGCTGGTTTGACCAGGTGGCGGCTGCCCTGGCCCTTATCGACCGGGGACAGGACGAGCAGGTGGTAACCAACGTTATTGAGACGCAGTTGCTTACTGTTTTCGGGGTGGCGCCAACCTGGGACCGTTGCGTAATCTGCGGACGGGCAGACCGGCCGTTGGACTTTTCGGAGCAGTATGGGGGGATGCTGTGCAACCGTCACTGGCACCTTGACCCCCACCGCTTTCACCTGGACCGGCGAACCGTGTACTACCTGCAACAGTTTGCCCAGCTTAACCTGCAGCGGGTCAATAATATCAAAATCAACCCGGTTACTAAGCTGCGCCTCCAGACAGTCCTTGATACCATTTATGATGACCAGGTGGGACTGCGCCTGAAGAGCAAGCGTTTTATCCAGCAGATGCACCGCCTGGAGCAAAAAATGGGGAATTTAACTGCGGGTGATTGA
- the ybeY gene encoding rRNA maturation RNase YbeY codes for MDLTIYDETDGQVSPAQLALVRDVLQFAARQLSLEDSTEMSVTMMTNPAIRKLNQQYRGVDRATDVLSFAAEESGDETPIIMDPELAAELPENLGDLFVSIDKVEEQAKFLGHSVDRELGFLVVHGFLHLNGYDHEKPADEQRMFDLQREILDEYGLQR; via the coding sequence GTGGACCTGACGATATACGATGAAACTGACGGACAGGTAAGCCCAGCCCAGCTCGCCCTGGTGCGGGATGTTTTGCAATTTGCGGCCCGCCAACTATCCTTAGAAGACAGTACTGAAATGTCGGTAACGATGATGACTAATCCGGCAATTCGCAAGCTCAACCAGCAGTACCGTGGCGTAGATCGGGCGACGGATGTCTTGAGCTTTGCGGCCGAAGAAAGTGGCGATGAAACACCGATTATCATGGATCCTGAGCTGGCAGCCGAGCTTCCGGAGAACCTGGGCGACCTCTTCGTCTCGATTGATAAGGTCGAAGAACAAGCCAAATTCCTTGGTCATTCCGTCGACCGGGAACTGGGCTTTTTAGTTGTCCATGGCTTCCTTCACCTGAACGGTTATGATCATGAAAAGCCAGCCGATGAGCAGCGGATGTTTGACCTACAACGGGAGATCTTAGATGAATATGGACTCCAAAGATAA